From Bacteroidota bacterium:
TTATGGCCAGCTTAACACGTTCCAAAACGAAGGGCAGTCGGAATGGGCCGAGATCCTGTGCGGTTTTTCGGGCCGGGCCATTTCGTATCTGAATCAGCCCGCCGAAGTGAACATATTCCTGTACAACTGGCGCTCCGGTGATCTGACGAACGTACTTCGGGACTACGAGCGCGCGGGGCTTTTCCATACCTACATCGCAGACCGGATCGGAGCGCTTTTGGCCGGGCAGATCACCCGCGGTCCGACGGGAAGGGCCGGTTATCAGGCCGCGCTCAACCAGGCTGGGCTGCTTTTTGAAGATCTGCTAGCGGAATTTCATGTGGCCAACTGGGTCAATGACCCCTCCATAGAAGCCCGCTGGGGCTATCGCACTCCCCAGCGAAGAGGCCTAAGGGCTACGACGCCGGCCGTGGAGCATCTGGGAAGCTCCGGGGTTTCCGCCTCCAGATCCGGGACGCTGCAATACGGGGGGGCTGAGTACGTGCGCTTCTTTGGCGTGAGCAACCTGCAACTCGCCCTCACCTTGGATGACGGCACGCGCGCTTTCGCTGTAACCCGCGCTCCGAGCGGCGCTGTGCGGGTGCATGCGCTCTCCAGCGGCCCGCACACGTTTACGGGCTCCTACGAGTCGGTCGTGCTGGTGGTGGCGAACGTCCGCCCCGTAGGACCTAGCGAAAACGCTCCCGGCCAGCGCACTTACCAGTATGCCGCCACCTGGCAGCCGCTTCAGGTGCGCGCCGAGGTGCTCTCCTACGCCGGCTCGGCCCAGTATTACACGGAGCTACCCGGTGATCCCCGAGATCCCAACAGGGCCGGCATCCTGGCCTACGCCTACCGCTTTACCCCCACGCTTACGGGCTATGTGGAACAGCTCCGCTTTCCTCTCAACGGTCGAGATTCGAGCCTGATGGGCTCAGGCAGGCTGCGGCTGGTGCTTACGACCTCTCGCCTGGCGCAGGGTACGGGAGCTCTTGAGGCTTGGGTGCCCGATCGAGGGGTCGATTCCCTCGAGGTGCCCTTTTCGAGCTTGCAGCGGGGCGTAGAGAACGTCATCTCGCTTGCGGGCCGCCCCTGGAGCGTGCAGGCCGGGCAGCATTACCACGTCGTGCTGCGTCTGGCCGAGGCCTCTTCGAATGCGCGACTAGAGTTTCTTCTAGATGGCGGCTCCACCAACCAAAGCGACCCGCGCTACTGGCCCCCGCGCACGCGCCTGTACGTGGTGCCTCCCACGGTAGCCTCGCCCGGCTGGTATCGCTATACGAACAGCAACAACCTGCTTATGAGCGTCCGCATAGTGGAGCGCATCCCGACGGCAATAGCCGAAGAGGCGCCCACACCGGATCGGCTTCTGCTGGAGGCCGTCTATCCCCATCCCGTAAACGGCCGGGCTTGGGTGCGCTACCAGACGCCTCGCGCAGGTCCGGTGCGCCTGGAGCTATACGATGTGCTGGGCCGCCGGGTGCGGGTGTTGCTGGAGACCACCACGCCGGCCGGCGCGCATGAGGTCAGTTTCTCGGCCGCGGGTCTGAGCGCGGGGCTGTATTGGCTTTTGCTTTCCGACGGCCAATCCCGACAGACCCGACCTGTTGTGGTGCTTCCGTAAAGCAGCCGGTCCATGTTTCAGAAGTCGGCCATCTCCGTTTCCTTCATGATCGAGCACCTGCGAGAGCGCATCCAGGTGCCGATCGAGCCGCTGAACACGGTGGACGCCTCTCAGCGCTGGGTTAAGGAGGCCGATCTCCATCGGCCCGGACTGGCTCTGGCGGGTTTTGTGGAGGTCTTCACGTGGTGGCGGGTGCAGATCCTGGGTAACACGGAGGTGGAATACCTGAACTACCTGGATCCGGAGGCCCGGCGTCGGGCTTTTTGGAACGTGATCCAATTCGAAGTGCCCTGCCTTATCCTCACGCACGGCAATCAGCTGGACTCTGAGCTCCTGAGCACGGCCACCGAGCGGGGCATCCCCGTGTACCGGACGCTTGTGCCCTCGACGCGTTTCATGTACCTGCTGCGGGATTTCCTGGATGATCAGTTCGCCCCGCAGCAGACCGTGCACGGGACCTTGGTGGACGTCTACGGGGTGGGGCTCCTGTTGACCGGCCCAAGCGGCATCGGCAAAAGCGAAGTGGCTCTGGATTTAGTTGAGCGCGGACATCGGCTTGTGGCCGACGATGTGGTCATCGTAACGCGCAAATCCGAAACGGTCCTCATAGGATCCGGTACGGACCTGGTCCAGCACTTCATGGAGATCCGCGGCTTAGGGGTGCTGGATATTCGGGCCATGTTCGGCATCCGGGCCATTCGATTTCAGAAGCGCATCGAGGTGGTAGTGGAGCTGGAGCTCTTTAATCCAGAAGCCGATTACACGCGTACGGGTCTAGAAGGCCATAAAACTACGATCCTGGACGTGGAGCTGCCGTGCGTGAAGCTGCCCATCGTGCCGGGCAAGAACGTGACCGTGATCTGCGAGGTTATCGCGCTCAATTATCTGCTCAAGCATTACGGCTACAACGCGGCCGAAGAATTTCGGCGCCGGCTCGAGGACCGGATCGGCCAGCGTCTCCGGGAAAAGCGCGAGGGCATTGAGCGCTCCGTTCAGTACTTTGAGCACGATTTCGAGTAACCTATCCGCGCTCCAGCCGAAATCGGCGCCGATGCCAAGGGCTGGGCCCGTGGCGGGCCAGCGCCGCGTAATGTTCAGCTGTGGGATAGCCCTTGTTGCGCCTCCATCCGTACTGAGGGTGTTGCCGATCTAGCTCGCACATGATCCGATCTCGCGTCACCTTGGCCACGATGGATGCGGCCATGATCGAGGGGCATAAGGCGTCCCCTCGGATGACGGTCTGATACGGGATCCAAAAGGACCGGAACACGGGCCCATCTACGAGCACCAGCTCCGGTTCCAAGCCCAGGGCCGCGATGGCCCGCTCCATAGCCCGCAGGCTGGCTCGCAGTATGTTGAGCCGATCGATCTCCGCCGGCTCCGCGATCCCCACGCCGATCGCGAGCGCGACCTGTTGGATCTGCGCGAAGAGCCGCTCGCGTTCTTCGGGCCGGCAAGCCTTAGAATCCTTAAGCCCCGAGATGGCCGGAGGGTCGGGCAACACCACGGCCGCGGCTACGACGGGACCCGCAAGACAACCCCGGCCGGCCTCATCTACCCCGGCTATGCGACGCAGTCCGCGGAGGCGCCAGTGCGTCTCCGGATCTAGCTGGGTGGATGCTTCCATGGGGTGGTGACCCAAGATACCCCAGCCGGAGGGCTATGGGCCAGTCCATCGGATCCGTTGACAGGGCCCCCCTCGAAGTCCATATTTTGCGCCACCATGGCGATCGGATACTTGCTGCGCGAAAGCATATCGGGGTTTCGGCGCGCGCGCCTGGCCGTCTGGGCCACGCTCATGACCATGAGCATGGCCCTGTTGCTGGTAGGGCTTTTTGCGCTCCTGGCCCACGACGTGCGCGCGCTCGTCGAGGGCCTCAAAGAGAAGGTTGAGTTAGAGGTCTTTTTGCGCGATCCGCCTGCCAAGCCCATAGACGTATGGGCGCGCGAGCTGCGTCAAAACCCCGCTGTTGAGGCGCTGGTCTACGTATCCAAGGACAGCGCAGCGGCCATCTTTCGCCGCGAATTTGGCAGCGAGGCCGAGCTGTTTATCGCCTACGATTTCCTGCCGGCTTCCTTTCGGCTTCGGCTTCGGCCCGCCTGGGCCAATCCCGACTCGGCTGCGGCCTTAGCCCGACGCCTGAGCGCCATGGAGGGGGTAGACGAGGTGGTCTATAACCAGGCCCTCTTGGCGCGCCTAGAGGAGAACGTGCGCCTTCTGGGCTGGATCGGGGCCGGCGTGGGTGCCTTGGTGCTGCTGGCCGCCATCGCGCTCATGGTCAACACGATCCGCCTGAAGGTCTACGCTAAACGGCTCATCATCCGCACGATGAAGCTTGTGGGCGCAACGGAGTGGTTTATCCGGATCCCCTTTGTGCTAGAGGGCTTCATGCTGGGGGCCATGGCCGGCCTGTTGGCCGGGGGGGTTCTGTTCGCGCTGCGGGAGATGCTGCTTGTCTCCTATCTGCCCGCTCTTCGGCTCTTGCCCTGGCCGGGCGGGCATCCGGCTGTCTTGTGGGGCGCGCTAGCCCTTTTCGGAGGGTTGGTGGGCATGAGCAGCGCCTCGCTTACAGCGAAACGCTTTATTCGTCGCACCCCTCTTTCGTAGTCCATGCGCCTCGGCATCGTGCTGCTTGCTTGCGTAGCACTCGGTTACGGGCAGATCGAGGCCAGCCCGAAATACGAGCGCCGGGCTGCCTGGATCGCCACCATGCTCAACTTAGATTGGCCTCGCAGCCTGGATCCAGCCCTGCAGCAGGCGCAACTGCGCCAGATTCTGGACCGCCTTCGCTTGGTGGGCATCAACACGGTCTTTTTTCAGGTGCGCGCGGAGGCCGACGCCTTCTATGCCTCTCGCTATGAGCCGTGGTCCTATTACCTAAGCGGACAACAAGGGCGCGCCCCTGAGCCGTACTACGACCCGCTGGCCTTTGCCATAGCCGAGGCGCATCGCCGCGGCATGCAACTGCACGCCTGGGTCAACCCGTTTCGGGCCGAGCGCGCGATCAATAGCTATCCCCTCGATGGGCACCACATCGCGCGGCGACGTCCTGACTGGACGCTGGCGATTCGAGGCACCCGCTGGCTGGATCCGGGCCTGCCGGAGGTGCGCACCTATGTGGTGCGCGTCATCACAGACATCGCGCGCCGCTACGACATCGACGGGGTGCACCTGGATGACTACTTCTACCCCTACCCGCCGCACGTCATCACCACGGAAGATGATCGGAGCTTCGCCCTGCACGCCCGAGGGCACACCGATCGGGCCGCCTGGAGGCGGGAGAACATCGCGCTATTTTTGGCCGAGCTGCGCGATAGCCTGCGCTCCGTTAAGCCCTGGCTGCCCTTAGGGATAAGCCCTTTCGGGATCTGGAAAAGCGGCGTGCCCGAGGGGATTGTGGGCTTAGACGCCTATCATGTGCTCTACGCCGATCCCCTCGACTGGCTCAAGCGCGGGCTCGTGGACTACCTGATTCCGCAGCTCTACTGGCCCGTCGGGGGGCCGCAGGACTTTGCGCGGCTAGCCCAGTGGTGGGCAGAGGTGAGCCGGCCCTATGGACGCCACCTCTACATCGGCCACGGCCTCTATCGGGGCGATCCGAACACCCACAACGGCCCGCTCCTGGAGCCCGAGGAGTTTCTGCGCCAGGTGACGCTGGTTCGGCTTCTTGCCGGGGCGCAGGGCAGCGCCTGGTTTCGGGCAAGCAACTTGGTCCATTACTCCCGTCAAGGCGCGGCCGAAGCGCTGCGCAGGGGGCCGTATCGGCTGCCCGCTTTAGCCCCCCCGATGCCCTGGCGCGATAGCCTCCCTCCTGAGGCCCCGCGCGCCTTGCATCTGGCATTCCCCTCAGGTCCAGGCGTTGTCCTAAATTGGGAAGAGCCCGCTTGTGCCCCCGATGGAGAAAAGGCCCGCTCGTACGCGGTCTATCGCTTTCGAGCTCGCGCCCCCGCCTCGGAAACCGATCTGCGCCCCGAAGCCCTCTTGGGCGTAACGGGGCAGCTGATGTGGCAAGACCTTCCTCCGCCGGCGGAGGAGCCCTACTATTACGTCGTCACGGCCCTAGATCGCGTCGGCCACGAAAGCCGGATGAGCCCCCCCGTGCCCGTCTGGATGCCCATACCCCTTGCCGCGGAGAGCCTGCTTCGGCCTTCTTCGGCCCCTGCGCCTCGGGTGCCGGGCCGCGTTTCGGTCGCGCTCAGCCGACCGCAGCAGGTGCGCGCGACGATTTACGATCCTCTGGGCCGACCCGTGCGGGTGCTCATCGAGGGAACCTGGTCGGCCGGAAGCCACGAGTGGCTCTGGGATGGCCGAGACGGGCGGGGCCAGCCTGTGCCTAATGGAACCTACGTCTGCATTCTACAGACCGGGGCCCGGCGATGGGCTCGCTTGATGGGGCTTTTCTGGTGAGCGCACCTCACCAGCCGGTGCCGTGCTTACCTGCTTTAAGCAAAGCGTAGAGTGATCATGGAAGGCAGTTGGTTGGGACCCACAAGCGCTTTTCTTTCCTCCGTGACCTGGGCTCTGGGAACAGCCGCCTACGGGCGCCTTATCCGACGTTACTCCGGATACGCCATCAACACAAGCCGGGCCCTTGTGGCGCTTCCGCTTTTCGCCCTCACGGTCCTCGCAGCAGGCGTTTGGACGGACTGGGGCAAGCTCGACGGGGGCCGTCTGGGATGGCTTGTTGTGAGCATGATCGCCTCCTACGGCCTAGGAGATGTGTTCTTCTTCTGGAGCACGCGCACGCTGGGGGTGCCAGGGGCCCTGGCGATCGCCTCCACGTATCCGATTTGGACGGCCCTGGGAGGATGGGCGCTCGGAGAGGCGCCGTTAAGCGGGCTTCAGTGGGCCGGACTGCTCCTCGTGGTCGGAGGTATGGGGCTTGTGATCCTCTATGGCCCCCAAGAGGTCTTCGAATCCGGTGGTCCGATCCCGCGCTTTGCCGGGCGCCGATCGGTCGGCCTGGGGCTGGCCTTCGCCGCCTCTCTGCTGTGGGCGCTCAACAACGTGGCTATCGACCAAGGCGGCACGGGCCTGTCGACGCCCGCTGTAAACACCGTGCGCATGCTCCTGGCGCTGGGGATTTGCCCCCTTATGGCGGCCTGGCTTATGCCCGGCACCCCCCGGGCGCTGCCCTTTACGGTTCTGCGTCGGTATTTTTGGGTGATGGCGCTTGAGGCCTACGGAGGGGCCACGTTTTTCGTCTACGGGCTGGTGCACGCACCCTTGGCCGTGGCCGCCACACTTTCCTCTCTGAGCCCTGTGCTCGCCGTGCCTATCGCCTGGATTATGGGCCTTGAGCGGCCCTCTTGGGGCCGAACGTTCGGGGTCGCGGCCGTAGCCGCGGGCCTAGGACTGCTGCTGAGCGCCTGATCGGGCCTCCCAGAGCTTGCGCAGCACGATGAGCTGTCCGGCGTGATGTTGGGCGTGCTCGACGAGGTGATGCAAAACAAACACGGCCTGCACGGCGATGCGCCGGCGGCCGACGTGCACAAGGCGTGCTAGATCGGCCTCCGCAAGACCCTGGTAAGCCGCGCGCAACTCCGCCCAGGCCTGCTCAAACTCGGCCCGAACCTCGGCGGAGCGCTGGCCGAGGGGCTCGAACTCCTCAGCCCCCACGGGCAATCCCTCAAGATCGGCCGGAAGGGGCCGGTCCAGCCCGTAGGCCAAAAGCCGACGCGAAGCGCGTGCGATATGCCGCAAGATGCCGCCGATCGGGTTTAACCCCGGCGCGGGCCTCCACCAAAAGCCCTCCTCTTCCAAATCCGCCGTCCAGCGCCGCACCGTCTCCTCGACCTCCTCTAGCCCCCGCAGCCAAGCCGACACCACGGGGGGCAAACCTGGTACGGGACCCCGTAAGAAGGGAGGGAGCATAACGCCTCCGCGCTTGTGATCCCCATTATTATGAGCCGCTTGCGGACGATCGCAAGTCTACAAAGCCTCCGAAGCGCTTAGGCCGAGCTGCGCCCGGAACCGCTCCGGATCCGTTGTGGGCTCCAGGCAGGTGAAGTTCCGGCACACGTAGGCCGTGGGTCGGCCTCCGAGCATGCGGCGCCCTCGCAAAAGGGGGATCACCTCAGCTTGGGTGTTCTCCCCCGGACCGTGGGCCAGCACCAGATCGGGCAGGTACGCCTGATCGACGATCTGGCGAAGGGGGGCCAGTTCCCCCGCAGGTCCGAGCAGAACGACCTCCCGCAACCCGTAAATGAGCGCATCCGAGACGCCCAGCAGGTGCCCAAAGGCGCCCGGATAGCGGCCCATGAGCTCGGCCACGGAGGCGGCCGTTTCGCGGGCGCGCTCTCGCCAAAGAGGCTCATCCCAGATCGCGGCAAGCCGACACAGGAGCTCGGCGGCCACGGAGGCGCCGGCCGGGGTGGCCTGATCTGTGCGCTCCCGCGGCCTTATAGGAAGGTGCGGATCGTGATCCGCCAAGGTATCGCAAAAGCCCCCCAGGGCCGTATCCCAGAATTCCGCGCAGAGGGCCTCGGCCAGGGTGCGGGCGCGTTCCAGCCACATCCGATCCCAGGTGGCCTCATATAGACTCAGGGCCGCAAGCCCCAGCCAGGCGTAGTCCTCCAAGAAGCCCAGCTCCAGGCGCTCCCCATGCGTCCAGGATCGATACACGCGCCCCCCCTGAACCAAGTGGGTCCACAGGAAGCGCCCGGCCTGCTGCGCCGCTTCAAGCCAATCGGGCCTACCCAGGGCGCGCCCGGCCTGGGCTAGGGCCAGCACGGCCATGCCGTTCCAGGAGGCCAAGATCTTCTCATCCCGTTCCGGGGCTCGACGCAGGGTGCGCGTCTCTAAAAGCGCTGTGCGGATGGTTTCGCGCTCGCGGGCCCAGGCGGAGGCCTCCAGACCCTGTAGGGCGGCGAACTCGGCCTCCGTAAAGGGGCGAAAGAGCACGTTGCGGCCCTCGAAGTTGCCCTCCCTAGAGACCCCGTAGTAGGCCGCCGCGCGCAGGGCGTGCGGACCCAAGACGGCGCGCAACTCCTCCAGCGTCCACGTATAGTATAGGCCCTCCTGGCCCTCGGAATCCGCGTCTTGAGCGCTAAAGAAGGCGCCCGCTTCATGCCGCATCTCGCGAAGCAGATACGTGAGGGTTTGCTCCAGCACCCACCGAAACTCGGGCTCTCGGGTAAGCTGCCAGGCCTCTAAATAGGTCCAGGCCAGAAGCGCGTTGTCGTAGAGCATTTTTTCAAAGTGCGGAATCCGCCAACGCGCGTCCACCGCGTACCGATGAAAGCCGCCGCCGAGCTGATCGTAAATGCCGCCATGGGCCATCTGAATGAGCGAAAAATGGACCATCTGTAAGGCCTCGGCCCTTTGCGCGCGCCAGCCGTAACGCAACAGAAACCGAAGCGTCATGGCCTGGGGAAACTTGGGGGCCCCGCCAAAGCCTCCATAGCGGGAATCAAACTGCCGGGCTAGCTCCGCATAGGACCGATCCAGAAGCCCGGGCGAAAGCTCACCTTTGGCCCACCGACGCGCAGCGGCCTCTAAATGCGCCAGAAGCGTCTGGGCCGCCTCCTGGATGGCCTCCCGACGCGTCCGCCAAGCCGTGGCCACCGCCTCCAGCACCTGTCGGAAAGCGGGTAGCCCAGCGCGCGGCTCTGGCGGGAAATAGGTGCCTCCGTAAAATGGGGCGCCCTCAGGGGTCAGGAAAACCGTTAGCGGCCACCCCCCATGACCCGTCATGGCCTGCACGGCCTGCATGTAGACCGCGTCCACATCTGGGCGCTCCTCCCGGTCGACCTTAACGCAGACGAAGTGCGCGTTCATGAGTGCGGCTATGGCCTCGTCTTCAAACGACTCCCGCTCCATTACATGACACCAGTGGCAGGAGGCGTAGCCGACGGAGAGCAAAATGGGCTTGTCCTCCCGCCGCGCCCGCTCGAAAGCCTCCTCCCCCCAGGGATACCAATCAACGGGGTTGTAAGCGTGCTGGCGCAGATACGGGCTTGCGCAGCGGATGAGCCGATTGGGTTGGGCAGAGGACATGCGCGCCTTTCGGGTTTGTTGTATTGACAATGAAAACCCACCAAAGCTCTGAAAGATCCCCGCGCCCGGGTTTGGGGGAAATGTCGATAAGTCGATAAAAAGATTATCAGGTTGCTTTATCGAGCAATGGACATTATATTGTTGTCCGAAGGCAATATGAGGAGGCAGAGCCTATGTCGGAGGAGTCCTTCTATCCGAAAGGCGCGCTCGCTTTTCTAGGGGCGCTGCTTGCGTTTTTCGCCCTCTTGTGGTTTGTGCTCTACTTCGAGATCCTAGCCAGGGGGTAAGAGGCCATGGACCGCGCCGAACGCCTGACTTTGGGGTTCAGTTTGGGCCTGTTAGGGCTTTTCTTCATAGCCGTCGTATACGCTTCGGCGGGCCGCAACGTCGGGGTGCCCACTTGCATTGTGGACCGGGAGCCTTTCGAGCGCGATACGCTCTTTGAGCGCCAGCCCGGGGTCTATGAGCTGCAGATGATCGCTCGGATGTGGGAGTTTCGTCCGGGGGAAATCCGGTTGCCCCCTGGTTCTACGGTGGATCTATACCTGACGTCGCTGGACGTGATCCACGGCTTTATGATCGAGGACGAGACGGCCAGCAAAGCCCACATGCGCCTTCCCGCGCTCATGGCCGTGGCGGTTCCCCGTTATACGGGCCAAAACGTAAACCTGATGGCCGTGCCCGGGGCGGTGACCTACGCGCGGGTGCGCTTCGACCGGCCGGGCCGCTACAAGATCGTCTGTCATGAGTACTGCGGCGACAACCACCATTTCATGAACGCCACGATTCTCGTCCAATAGGAGGGACGGCCATGCGCATGGTTTTAACGCGAAGCGAACGTCGGCTATTGCTCTTAGAGCTGCTTTATCCCCTCGTGTTGCTCGCCATGGGCGTCTATGGGGGGCTTATGCAGACCCTCATGCGCGCCGGGATCGTGCAACGGGATCCGTTCTTGGGCCCGAATTACTATCAGGGGCTCACCCTGCATGGGGTCTTCAACGCGATCGTCTTTACGACCTTCTTTGCTGTGGCCTTTGGAAATGCGCTCATACCCTATGCCCTGGGCAAACGCCTCAAGCTGCGTTGGGCTTGGCTGTCGGCCTTGCTCATGGTGTTGGGTTCTTTGATGGCGGCCGCGGCGATCTTCGCCGGGCGGGCCTCGGTGCTTTACACCTTTTATCCGCCGCTTAAGGCGCATCCGGCCTTTTACCTGGGCCTGACCTTGCTTGTGGTGGGATCCTGGGTGGCGTTTTTCAACTGGATTCCCCTGTATCTGGGGTGGCGTCGCGAAAACCCGGACCAGAAGACGCCCCTGGCCGTAGTGGGTATGCTCGCGACCTTTATCGTGTGGCTGATCGCCACTTCGGCTGTGGCCGTGGAGATCCTGTTTTTGCTGCTTCCATGGTCCTTGGGTTGGACGCAGGAGGTGAACGTGATGCTGGCCCGTACGCTTTTTTGGTTCTTCGGGCACCCGCTGGTCTATTTCTGGCTGCTTCCGGCCTATGTGATGTACTACACCATGCTGCCCAAGTTGGCCGGCGGGAAGCTGTACTCAGACGCGGCGGGTCGGCTTGTGTTTTTGCTCTTCATCGTTTTCTCCATTCCCGTCGGCACGCACCATCAGTACATGGACCCTGCAATCGGGGCCAATTGGAAGCTCTTGCACGCCTTTTTCACGTTCGCCGTGGCGCTTCCGAGCTTGATCACGGCCTTTAGCGTGGCCGCCTCGCTGGAGTACGCCGGGCGCTTGCGCGGGGCGCGCGGGCTTTTCGGCTGGCTCTGGAAGCAACCGTATTTCAGCCGCAAGCAGTGGCTCTTTAGCTACCTCATAGCGGGCCTGGTCATCTTCATCTTCGGGGGCATTTCGGGCATCATCAACGCCTCCTATGGCATGAATGCGGCCGTACACAATACCTCTTGGGTGCCTGGGCATTTTCACATGACCGTGGCCGGCCCCGTGCTGTTGGCCTTTTTGGGGATGAGCCTCTACCTGCTTGGCCAGGCCTCGGGTAAAGAGGTGCGTTTTACGGGCCTGGCTGTGGCCGCTCCGTGGACGTGGCTTGTGGGGGTTTTGCTTTTCTCCTTCGCCATGAGCCGTGGGGGCCTGTTGGGCATGCCGCGGCGCACGAACATGGGCGTAACGTACCTCAACCCCAGTAGCCCCTTTTACCGGGAGGACTGGGTCCTGTGGGCCGATATGGCCGTGGTGGGCGGGGTGATCATGACGCTGGCCTTTGTGCTGTATCTGATCAGCTTCCTTGGCACCCTCATGGCCCGGCCGGCGGCTGAACCCGCTTTGGTCTTTCCGCTGGCGGAGGCGTATCACGATGAACCGGTGCGGGCGCTAGCCAACTTCCGGCCCTGGATCGTAGCGGCTCTGATCCTGATCGTGATCGCCTACACGCCCGTGATCTGGGATGTGCTCCGCAGCACATACGAAAACGCCCCGCCATATTTGCCCGGTAGCCCACTACCGGTACAGCCTACTGGACGCTGATTGACGATGAGCCGCTTGCGATGGATAATCGGGTTTGCGCTCCTTGGAGCCTGCGCAAGGCCGGCTGTGGAAGCGGATCTGTCGCGCCGGCCCGTGCGACTCCTGGACCAGGATAGCCTCCCTGTGCGTCTGCCCGAGGCGCTAAACGGAGGGCCAGCCCTTTTGGGGTACATCTACACGCACTGTCCGGATATCTGCCCCATGATCACGGAGCGCATGATCCAGATCGCTCAGCGGATCCCGGATTCCGTGCGGATCCGTTATGTGCTGATCAGCCTGGATCCGGAGCGCGATCGCCCGTATAAACTCCGGCGATACGCCGAGCTCTACGGGTTGAGAGGGCCCGCCTGGTGGCTGCTAACCGGCTCAGAGGCCGAAATCCAGGCCCTTTTGGATCAGGTGGGCGTGCTCCGGCGCCGGGGCTGGACGCGCTTTGCCGAAAACGGGGAGCCGATTTACTTCATCGACCATACGGACCGCGTCAGCCTTCTGGACGCGAAGGGTCGCGTGCGGCGGCATTACGAGGGCACCCGGGCTGATCCGGAGCGCGTCCGGCGCGACGTGCTCTTTCTGTGGCGAGAGCAAAGGGAGCAGGCCTTATGATCCGACTAGCCCCCTTACTAACCTTTGCGGCGGTTTTGATGGCGCAGCAGGCGCATCGCCTGCATTTTCAGGATCCCTGGGCGCGGCCCGCTCCAAGCGGGGGCAATAGCGCCCTGTATGGGCGCCTGCACAACACGCAGGCTGCGGCCGATACCTTGCGTGCGGCATATGCGGAGGTGGCCGCGCGCGTGGAGCTGCATCGCACCGTGAGCGCGGCGGGCGGGATGCGGCGCATGGAGCCGGTGCCCTACATCGCGCTGCCGGCCGGCTCTACGGTGGAGCTCGTCCCAGGGGGGCTGCA
This genomic window contains:
- a CDS encoding DMT family transporter; the protein is MEGSWLGPTSAFLSSVTWALGTAAYGRLIRRYSGYAINTSRALVALPLFALTVLAAGVWTDWGKLDGGRLGWLVVSMIASYGLGDVFFFWSTRTLGVPGALAIASTYPIWTALGGWALGEAPLSGLQWAGLLLVVGGMGLVILYGPQEVFESGGPIPRFAGRRSVGLGLAFAASLLWALNNVAIDQGGTGLSTPAVNTVRMLLALGICPLMAAWLMPGTPRALPFTVLRRYFWVMALEAYGGATFFVYGLVHAPLAVAATLSSLSPVLAVPIAWIMGLERPSWGRTFGVAAVAAGLGLLLSA
- a CDS encoding DinB family protein, translated to MLPPFLRGPVPGLPPVVSAWLRGLEEVEETVRRWTADLEEEGFWWRPAPGLNPIGGILRHIARASRRLLAYGLDRPLPADLEGLPVGAEEFEPLGQRSAEVRAEFEQAWAELRAAYQGLAEADLARLVHVGRRRIAVQAVFVLHHLVEHAQHHAGQLIVLRKLWEARSGAQQQS
- a CDS encoding ribonuclease HII, with product MEASTQLDPETHWRLRGLRRIAGVDEAGRGCLAGPVVAAAVVLPDPPAISGLKDSKACRPEERERLFAQIQQVALAIGVGIAEPAEIDRLNILRASLRAMERAIAALGLEPELVLVDGPVFRSFWIPYQTVIRGDALCPSIMAASIVAKVTRDRIMCELDRQHPQYGWRRNKGYPTAEHYAALARHGPSPWHRRRFRLERG
- a CDS encoding family 10 glycosylhydrolase gives rise to the protein MRLGIVLLACVALGYGQIEASPKYERRAAWIATMLNLDWPRSLDPALQQAQLRQILDRLRLVGINTVFFQVRAEADAFYASRYEPWSYYLSGQQGRAPEPYYDPLAFAIAEAHRRGMQLHAWVNPFRAERAINSYPLDGHHIARRRPDWTLAIRGTRWLDPGLPEVRTYVVRVITDIARRYDIDGVHLDDYFYPYPPHVITTEDDRSFALHARGHTDRAAWRRENIALFLAELRDSLRSVKPWLPLGISPFGIWKSGVPEGIVGLDAYHVLYADPLDWLKRGLVDYLIPQLYWPVGGPQDFARLAQWWAEVSRPYGRHLYIGHGLYRGDPNTHNGPLLEPEEFLRQVTLVRLLAGAQGSAWFRASNLVHYSRQGAAEALRRGPYRLPALAPPMPWRDSLPPEAPRALHLAFPSGPGVVLNWEEPACAPDGEKARSYAVYRFRARAPASETDLRPEALLGVTGQLMWQDLPPPAEEPYYYVVTALDRVGHESRMSPPVPVWMPIPLAAESLLRPSSAPAPRVPGRVSVALSRPQQVRATIYDPLGRPVRVLIEGTWSAGSHEWLWDGRDGRGQPVPNGTYVCILQTGARRWARLMGLFW
- a CDS encoding T9SS type A sorting domain-containing protein, producing MRWVGLTFLFAGMLSSWAEAQESTLRLPSGDAEPPVICVSPWLNEQAEARAALAEFRTLAQQRDELLRSLRRTAELVRSSDPRRAAQLEAAWAQGLPLPGMQSLPVSVGQNRTFKVYNFQTRIYDNVSFTLRGLGDLAEVWVADDQWGEGKINESVVQAILRALERETPPGSYDPGRGILAIEQEVFGQPPNVDGSGKLKVLLLDIQDGWSEGSNAGYVAGFFNGVDLSPTNPNSNRADILYVDTYPGIFRQNRPPDPNRPLNTVAHEYQHLIHARYGQLNTFQNEGQSEWAEILCGFSGRAISYLNQPAEVNIFLYNWRSGDLTNVLRDYERAGLFHTYIADRIGALLAGQITRGPTGRAGYQAALNQAGLLFEDLLAEFHVANWVNDPSIEARWGYRTPQRRGLRATTPAVEHLGSSGVSASRSGTLQYGGAEYVRFFGVSNLQLALTLDDGTRAFAVTRAPSGAVRVHALSSGPHTFTGSYESVVLVVANVRPVGPSENAPGQRTYQYAATWQPLQVRAEVLSYAGSAQYYTELPGDPRDPNRAGILAYAYRFTPTLTGYVEQLRFPLNGRDSSLMGSGRLRLVLTTSRLAQGTGALEAWVPDRGVDSLEVPFSSLQRGVENVISLAGRPWSVQAGQHYHVVLRLAEASSNARLEFLLDGGSTNQSDPRYWPPRTRLYVVPPTVASPGWYRYTNSNNLLMSVRIVERIPTAIAEEAPTPDRLLLEAVYPHPVNGRAWVRYQTPRAGPVRLELYDVLGRRVRVLLETTTPAGAHEVSFSAAGLSAGLYWLLLSDGQSRQTRPVVVLP
- the hprK gene encoding HPr(Ser) kinase/phosphatase, whose amino-acid sequence is MFQKSAISVSFMIEHLRERIQVPIEPLNTVDASQRWVKEADLHRPGLALAGFVEVFTWWRVQILGNTEVEYLNYLDPEARRRAFWNVIQFEVPCLILTHGNQLDSELLSTATERGIPVYRTLVPSTRFMYLLRDFLDDQFAPQQTVHGTLVDVYGVGLLLTGPSGIGKSEVALDLVERGHRLVADDVVIVTRKSETVLIGSGTDLVQHFMEIRGLGVLDIRAMFGIRAIRFQKRIEVVVELELFNPEADYTRTGLEGHKTTILDVELPCVKLPIVPGKNVTVICEVIALNYLLKHYGYNAAEEFRRRLEDRIGQRLREKREGIERSVQYFEHDFE
- a CDS encoding permease-like cell division protein FtsX, with product MAIGYLLRESISGFRRARLAVWATLMTMSMALLLVGLFALLAHDVRALVEGLKEKVELEVFLRDPPAKPIDVWARELRQNPAVEALVYVSKDSAAAIFRREFGSEAELFIAYDFLPASFRLRLRPAWANPDSAAALARRLSAMEGVDEVVYNQALLARLEENVRLLGWIGAGVGALVLLAAIALMVNTIRLKVYAKRLIIRTMKLVGATEWFIRIPFVLEGFMLGAMAGLLAGGVLFALREMLLVSYLPALRLLPWPGGHPAVLWGALALFGGLVGMSSASLTAKRFIRRTPLS